Proteins encoded within one genomic window of Paramisgurnus dabryanus chromosome 11, PD_genome_1.1, whole genome shotgun sequence:
- the mmp23ba gene encoding matrix metalloproteinase-23 isoform X1 encodes MVVYGSARKEEYVAGLLVLAAAGFGLFMHEVSAFAAWRFEEEALMSGVLIIGIRKDARSHVLHLSRNKRYTLTPENLKWDKFKLTYKLLSFPRNVLNATDTRRGIAKAFSMWSDVSPFSFREVPSDQEADIKIGFYSVNHTDCLQSYLHHCFDGITGELAHAFFPSTGEIHFDDDEYWILGNMRFSWNKGVWLTDLVHVAAHEIGHVLGLMHSQNPKALMHLNATLTGRKLITQDEVWGLHRLYGCLDRLFICPSWARKGYCDSKKRLMQKHCPFSCDFCYEFPFPTIPPTQAPPRTKHKFVIEGKNLTFRCGKKIAAKKGKIYWYKDGELLKFSHPGYISLKDDHITIVANAINEGTYTCIVRKKKKVLTTYSWRVRVRF; translated from the exons ATGGTCGTTTATGGCAGCGCACGAAAAGAGGAGTACGTCGCAGGGCTTCTTGTGCTAGCGGCGGCGGGGTTTGGGCTCTTTATGCATGAAGTCTCGGCTTTTGCTGCCTGGAGATTTGAg GAAGAAGCTCTCATGTCTGGTGTTTTAATCATTGGTATTCGTAAAGACGCCCGCTCCCACGTGCTTCACCTTTCCAGAAACAAACGATACACGCTTACTCCAGAGAACCTTAAGTGGGACAAATTCAAGCTGACCTACAA ACTCTTGTCATTTCCAAGGAATGTTTTGAATGCCACTGACACTAGAAGAGGCATAGCCAAAGCTTTCTCCATGTGGAGTGATGTTTCCCCCTTTAGTTTTCGTGAAGTCCCTTCTGATCAAGAGGCAGACATCAAAATTG GTTTTTACTCTGTAAACCACACTGATTGTCTCCAGTCGTACCTGCATCACTGTTTTGACGGTATAACAGGTGAACTGGCTCACGCCTTCTTTCCCTCGACTGGAGAGATCCACTTTGATGATGATGAGTACTGGATTCTAGGAAACATGCGCTTTAGCTGGAATAAAG GAGTGTGGCTAACAGATCTAGTGCATGTGGCGGCTCATGAGATCGGTCATGTACTGGGTTTAATGCATTCCCAAAATCCCAAAGCTTTGATGCACCTGAATGCCACATTGACAGGTCGCAAGCTCATCACTCAAGACGAAGTCTGGGGCTTACACAGACTCTACG GATGTTTGGATCGATTATTTATCTGTCCTTCCTGGGCAAGAAAGGGTTATTGTGACAGTAAGAAGAGGTTAATGCAGAAACATTGCCCTTTCAGCTGTGACTTCTGTTACG AATTCCCGTTTCCCACCATCCCGCCGACTCAAGCCCCTCCCCGGACAAAACACAAGTTTGTTATCGAAGGAAAGAACCTCACCTTTCGATGTGGTAAAAAGATAGCAGCCAAGAAAGGCAAAATCTA TTGGTATAAAGACGGTGAGCTTCTGAAATTCTCTCACCCGGGCTACATTTCCCTGAAGGACGACCACATTACTATTGTTGCAAACGCTATCAATGAGGGCACATACACCTGCATTGTGAGAAAGAAGAAAAAGGTGCTGACTACGTACTCTTGGAGAGTACGAGTGCGTTTTTAA
- the mmp23ba gene encoding matrix metalloproteinase-23 isoform X2: MSGVLIIGIRKDARSHVLHLSRNKRYTLTPENLKWDKFKLTYKLLSFPRNVLNATDTRRGIAKAFSMWSDVSPFSFREVPSDQEADIKIGFYSVNHTDCLQSYLHHCFDGITGELAHAFFPSTGEIHFDDDEYWILGNMRFSWNKGVWLTDLVHVAAHEIGHVLGLMHSQNPKALMHLNATLTGRKLITQDEVWGLHRLYGCLDRLFICPSWARKGYCDSKKRLMQKHCPFSCDFCYEFPFPTIPPTQAPPRTKHKFVIEGKNLTFRCGKKIAAKKGKIYWYKDGELLKFSHPGYISLKDDHITIVANAINEGTYTCIVRKKKKVLTTYSWRVRVRF; this comes from the exons ATGTCTGGTGTTTTAATCATTGGTATTCGTAAAGACGCCCGCTCCCACGTGCTTCACCTTTCCAGAAACAAACGATACACGCTTACTCCAGAGAACCTTAAGTGGGACAAATTCAAGCTGACCTACAA ACTCTTGTCATTTCCAAGGAATGTTTTGAATGCCACTGACACTAGAAGAGGCATAGCCAAAGCTTTCTCCATGTGGAGTGATGTTTCCCCCTTTAGTTTTCGTGAAGTCCCTTCTGATCAAGAGGCAGACATCAAAATTG GTTTTTACTCTGTAAACCACACTGATTGTCTCCAGTCGTACCTGCATCACTGTTTTGACGGTATAACAGGTGAACTGGCTCACGCCTTCTTTCCCTCGACTGGAGAGATCCACTTTGATGATGATGAGTACTGGATTCTAGGAAACATGCGCTTTAGCTGGAATAAAG GAGTGTGGCTAACAGATCTAGTGCATGTGGCGGCTCATGAGATCGGTCATGTACTGGGTTTAATGCATTCCCAAAATCCCAAAGCTTTGATGCACCTGAATGCCACATTGACAGGTCGCAAGCTCATCACTCAAGACGAAGTCTGGGGCTTACACAGACTCTACG GATGTTTGGATCGATTATTTATCTGTCCTTCCTGGGCAAGAAAGGGTTATTGTGACAGTAAGAAGAGGTTAATGCAGAAACATTGCCCTTTCAGCTGTGACTTCTGTTACG AATTCCCGTTTCCCACCATCCCGCCGACTCAAGCCCCTCCCCGGACAAAACACAAGTTTGTTATCGAAGGAAAGAACCTCACCTTTCGATGTGGTAAAAAGATAGCAGCCAAGAAAGGCAAAATCTA TTGGTATAAAGACGGTGAGCTTCTGAAATTCTCTCACCCGGGCTACATTTCCCTGAAGGACGACCACATTACTATTGTTGCAAACGCTATCAATGAGGGCACATACACCTGCATTGTGAGAAAGAAGAAAAAGGTGCTGACTACGTACTCTTGGAGAGTACGAGTGCGTTTTTAA